Proteins from one Listeria innocua genomic window:
- a CDS encoding YggT family protein, whose translation MQSILYQVVEVILFVIRWLPTLMFIYFLMSWFPGARESKIGQFLARIFEPILEPFRRIIPPIGMFDISSLVAYFIFQYAMRVLTGLIQVYVIPMLF comes from the coding sequence TTGCAAAGTATTTTATATCAAGTGGTGGAAGTCATTTTATTTGTTATTAGATGGTTGCCAACACTAATGTTTATTTATTTCTTGATGAGCTGGTTTCCAGGTGCAAGAGAATCGAAAATCGGTCAATTTTTAGCACGTATTTTTGAACCGATTTTAGAGCCTTTTAGAAGAATTATTCCGCCGATTGGTATGTTTGATATTTCGTCCCTTGTGGCTTATTTCATTTTCCAATATGCGATGAGAGTTTTAACTGGATTAATTCAAGTGTACGTTATTCCAATGCTATTTTAA
- the divIVA gene encoding septum site-determining protein DivIVA: MPLSPLDIHNKEFTRGFRGYDEDEVNDFLDQIIKDYEQVIKEKKRIEDTLNNSEERLGHFTNIEETLNKSLIVAQTAAEEVKASAEKEAKLIIREAEKNADRILSDSLSKARKIAIEIEDLKRQSKVFRERLRMLVEAQMDLIKSEDWQQMMAYDVDATELASIKEVEAAESEER; the protein is encoded by the coding sequence ATGCCATTATCGCCGCTGGATATACATAACAAAGAGTTTACCCGTGGTTTTAGAGGTTATGACGAAGACGAAGTAAATGACTTCCTCGATCAAATCATTAAAGATTATGAACAAGTTATCAAAGAGAAAAAGCGTATTGAGGACACTTTAAATAATAGTGAAGAACGTTTAGGTCATTTTACAAACATTGAAGAAACATTAAACAAATCATTAATCGTGGCACAAACAGCTGCCGAAGAAGTGAAAGCTTCCGCTGAAAAAGAAGCAAAACTTATTATCCGTGAAGCTGAAAAAAATGCAGACCGAATTTTAAGCGACTCACTTTCTAAAGCTCGTAAAATCGCGATTGAAATTGAAGACCTAAAACGCCAATCTAAAGTATTCCGCGAGCGTCTTCGTATGTTAGTAGAAGCGCAAATGGATTTAATTAAAAGTGAAGACTGGCAGCAAATGATGGCTTACGATGTAGATGCAACAGAACTAGCGTCTATTAAAGAAGTCGAAGCTGCTGAATCAGAAGAACGTTAA
- the nadA gene encoding quinolinate synthase NadA, translating to MNLLETVEQDTMPARYKHMTAQEMIARVTEIKAQLGEDLFIPCHHYQKDEVVPFADAIGDSLQLAQIAANNKKAKHIVFCGVHFMAETADMLTTNEQIVTLPDMRAGCSMADMADIHQLTNAWPKLQTLFGDTILPVTYINSTAAIKSFVGEHGGTTVTSSNATKIVSWALQQKERIFFLPDQHLGRNTAFELGIPLEHMAIWNPIKNELEYDGNLDDCKVILWKGYCSVHQHFTVKNIENIRKNHPNMRIIVHPECTHEVVSLADDSGSTKKIVTEISTAAPGTEWAVGTEANLVGRIIQENPDKKIVSLNPFMCPCMTMNRIDLPHLLWTLEAIQNGEQRNQIKVDEHTTKFALKALERMLQLS from the coding sequence ATGAATTTACTGGAAACAGTGGAACAAGATACGATGCCGGCTCGTTATAAACATATGACCGCACAAGAAATGATAGCTCGTGTGACAGAAATCAAGGCACAGCTCGGCGAAGACCTTTTTATTCCTTGCCACCATTATCAAAAAGATGAGGTCGTTCCTTTTGCAGATGCAATTGGCGACTCTTTACAGTTAGCACAAATTGCTGCAAATAATAAAAAAGCAAAACATATCGTTTTTTGTGGTGTTCATTTTATGGCTGAAACGGCAGATATGCTTACGACAAATGAGCAGATTGTGACGTTACCGGATATGCGCGCTGGTTGTTCGATGGCGGATATGGCGGATATTCACCAATTAACCAACGCTTGGCCAAAGCTCCAAACCCTTTTTGGCGATACGATTTTACCTGTCACTTATATTAATTCCACGGCTGCGATTAAATCTTTCGTCGGCGAGCACGGCGGTACAACAGTTACATCCAGTAATGCAACCAAGATTGTCTCATGGGCACTTCAGCAAAAAGAGCGGATTTTCTTTCTTCCAGACCAGCATCTAGGTCGGAATACAGCTTTTGAACTAGGCATCCCGTTAGAACATATGGCCATTTGGAATCCGATAAAAAACGAACTAGAATATGACGGTAACCTAGATGATTGTAAAGTAATTTTATGGAAAGGCTACTGCTCTGTCCACCAACATTTTACAGTTAAAAATATCGAAAACATTCGTAAAAATCATCCTAACATGCGAATTATTGTTCATCCTGAATGTACGCATGAAGTCGTTTCACTAGCAGATGACTCTGGATCAACGAAAAAAATTGTGACAGAAATAAGTACCGCAGCACCTGGCACCGAATGGGCAGTTGGTACCGAAGCCAATCTGGTCGGCCGCATTATTCAAGAAAATCCCGATAAAAAAATCGTCTCGCTCAACCCTTTTATGTGTCCTTGTATGACAATGAACCGAATCGACTTACCTCATTTACTTTGGACACTCGAAGCTATTCAAAACGGCGAACAAAGAAATCAAATCAAAGTAGACGAACATACAACCAAATTTGCGCTAAAAGCATTAGAAAGAATGCTCCAATTAAGCTAA
- a CDS encoding IscS subfamily cysteine desulfurase, giving the protein MIYFDHAATTKMSETSLQVFMDASREFFANSESLHDAGTKSAALLEKCRESFAELLQVPNRGILFTSGGTESNQIAIQTLLHTTDKKEVLVSPLEHASVWQQLMALEQAGKCRMKALPVDSFGQVNPATLEKMISTETGLIIIQHVNSEIGTIQPIAELAHIAKKAGVFFHTDIVQSFGKLDLDLSDVTSFSISSHKIYGPKGAGLLFMKPDSPLQAVLPDVHHEFGFRPGTVNVPAIAAFTTAAYDIMENREQEAIRALKLKAAICDTLETRVKVEGGPNTSPFILGLTLPNMQGQEALLALNEADIQISTTSACSLRDLAPSRTLIATGKTTEEANRFIRLSFGKENELNDSIIFKEEIDKLLRKR; this is encoded by the coding sequence ATGATTTACTTTGACCATGCAGCAACTACGAAAATGAGTGAAACATCCTTACAAGTTTTTATGGATGCCTCGCGAGAATTCTTCGCTAATTCGGAAAGTTTACACGATGCCGGGACGAAATCAGCAGCCCTTTTAGAAAAATGTCGGGAAAGTTTTGCTGAGTTATTACAAGTTCCAAACCGCGGGATTTTATTTACGAGTGGTGGAACAGAGAGTAATCAAATCGCGATTCAAACGCTACTCCATACAACTGATAAGAAAGAAGTGCTCGTAAGTCCGCTGGAACACGCTTCTGTTTGGCAGCAACTAATGGCACTCGAACAAGCGGGGAAGTGTCGTATGAAAGCATTACCAGTTGATTCGTTTGGGCAAGTAAATCCAGCTACTTTAGAAAAAATGATTTCTACTGAGACGGGGCTTATTATTATTCAACATGTTAATTCGGAAATCGGAACCATCCAACCAATCGCCGAACTAGCTCACATTGCTAAAAAAGCAGGTGTCTTTTTTCATACCGATATTGTTCAATCTTTTGGAAAACTTGATTTAGATTTAAGTGATGTCACTAGTTTTAGTATTTCATCGCATAAAATTTATGGGCCAAAAGGGGCGGGACTACTTTTTATGAAACCAGATTCTCCTTTGCAGGCAGTTTTGCCAGATGTACATCATGAATTTGGCTTTAGACCGGGGACGGTAAATGTTCCAGCTATTGCTGCCTTTACAACTGCCGCCTATGATATAATGGAAAATAGAGAGCAAGAAGCGATTAGAGCTTTGAAACTAAAAGCTGCGATTTGCGACACATTAGAAACGCGGGTGAAAGTCGAAGGTGGACCAAATACATCGCCGTTTATTTTAGGACTTACTTTGCCAAATATGCAAGGTCAGGAGGCTTTACTTGCTTTAAACGAAGCAGATATTCAAATCTCGACGACGAGCGCATGTAGTTTACGTGATTTAGCCCCGTCCAGAACATTAATCGCTACTGGAAAAACAACAGAAGAAGCAAACCGTTTTATCCGGCTATCTTTTGGAAAAGAAAATGAATTAAACGATAGTATTATTTTTAAAGAAGAAATCGATAAATTACTACGAAAAAGGTGA
- the ileS gene encoding isoleucine--tRNA ligase: MEYKDTLLMPKTDFPMRGNLPNKEPEWQAKWEEEKLYEKIQEKNAGRKAYILHDGPPYANGELHMGHALNKTIKDIIVRYKSMAGFSSPYVPGWDTHGLPIETAIAKKGVKRKEMSIAEFRKLCAEYAMTQVDGQRTGFKRLGINGDWENPYITLLPEYEAEQIKVFGEMAKKGYIYKGKKPVYWSPSSESALAEAEIEYQDKTSASIFVAFKVTDGKGVLDEGTNIVIWTTTPWTIPANMGITVNPDLDYVVIESAGEKYVVAEALLPSLREKLGFEDATVVKTVRGSELDRVVTKHPFYDRDSLVMNGEHATAEAGTGAVHTAPGHGEDDFLIGKKYDLEILAPLDDRGVFTEEAPGFEGVFYDTANKMVTEKLEEVGALLKMEFITHSYPHDWRTKKPVIFRATAQWFASIDAFRDDLLAAVKGVNWTPAWGETRLFNMVRDRGDWVISRQRAWGVPLPIFYAENGEAIITDETINHISELFREHGSNVWFERDVKDLLPAGFTHPGSPNGEFTKETDIMDVWFDSGSSHQAVLNARPELSRPADLYMEGSDQYRGWFNSSLTTAVAITGEAPYRNVLSHGFALDGEGRKMSKSLGNTLLPGKVIKQLGADIVRLWVASVDYQADVRVSDEILKQVSEVYRKIRNTMRFLLGNINDFHPTTNAVSYENLREVDKYMLIKLNDLVKNVKDSYEAFEFSTIYHQINNFCTVELSQFYMDFAKDVVYIEAADSHDRRAMQTVFYEAVVTLTKLLAPILPHTTEEVWNSLIGEGAESIHLQDLPDVKVLADSEEITAKWDAFMQIRDNVQKALEFARNEKLIGKSMLAKVTLYVDGEAKTLFDSLEGDFAQLFIVSDFELVEGLENAPESAFKSNQVAVQITVAEGETCERCRVVKKDVGVNPKHPTLCGRCADIVVKHYEA, from the coding sequence ATGGAATATAAAGATACGTTATTAATGCCAAAAACAGATTTTCCAATGCGTGGAAATTTGCCAAACAAAGAACCTGAATGGCAAGCAAAATGGGAAGAAGAAAAGCTATATGAGAAAATTCAAGAAAAAAATGCTGGACGCAAGGCGTATATTTTACATGATGGCCCTCCCTACGCAAACGGAGAGCTTCATATGGGGCATGCGTTAAATAAAACAATCAAAGATATTATCGTTCGTTATAAATCAATGGCTGGCTTCAGTTCCCCGTATGTTCCTGGTTGGGATACACACGGACTACCAATCGAGACAGCTATCGCCAAAAAAGGTGTTAAACGGAAAGAAATGTCTATCGCTGAATTCCGTAAACTGTGTGCCGAATATGCGATGACGCAAGTAGACGGCCAACGTACAGGTTTCAAACGCCTTGGAATTAACGGCGACTGGGAAAATCCTTACATCACTCTTTTACCAGAATACGAAGCAGAGCAAATCAAAGTATTCGGTGAAATGGCGAAAAAAGGTTACATTTACAAAGGTAAAAAACCTGTTTATTGGTCTCCTTCTAGTGAATCTGCGCTTGCGGAAGCAGAAATCGAATATCAAGATAAAACATCTGCGTCGATTTTCGTGGCTTTCAAAGTAACAGACGGAAAAGGTGTACTAGATGAAGGTACGAATATCGTTATCTGGACAACAACTCCTTGGACAATTCCTGCAAACATGGGTATTACTGTTAACCCTGATTTGGATTATGTAGTAATTGAATCCGCAGGTGAAAAATATGTTGTAGCAGAAGCACTTTTACCAAGCTTACGTGAAAAACTAGGCTTTGAAGATGCGACAGTTGTTAAAACGGTTCGTGGTTCTGAACTTGACCGCGTTGTAACTAAACACCCATTCTATGACCGTGACTCTTTAGTAATGAACGGCGAACATGCCACTGCTGAAGCCGGTACTGGTGCGGTTCATACGGCTCCTGGACATGGGGAAGATGACTTTTTAATCGGGAAAAAATACGATTTGGAAATTCTTGCTCCACTAGATGATCGTGGTGTGTTTACAGAAGAAGCTCCAGGATTTGAAGGCGTATTTTACGATACAGCGAATAAAATGGTGACAGAAAAACTAGAAGAAGTGGGCGCATTACTAAAAATGGAATTCATCACTCACTCTTATCCACATGATTGGCGTACGAAAAAACCAGTTATTTTCCGTGCTACAGCGCAGTGGTTTGCTTCAATTGACGCATTCCGTGATGATTTACTCGCAGCTGTTAAAGGTGTTAATTGGACTCCTGCTTGGGGTGAAACACGTCTATTCAATATGGTTCGCGACCGCGGCGACTGGGTTATTTCTCGTCAACGTGCGTGGGGAGTTCCACTACCTATTTTCTATGCGGAAAACGGGGAAGCGATTATCACAGACGAAACAATCAACCATATTTCAGAACTGTTCCGTGAGCATGGTTCGAACGTTTGGTTTGAGCGTGATGTGAAAGACTTATTACCAGCTGGGTTTACACATCCAGGTAGCCCAAATGGCGAATTTACAAAAGAAACGGATATTATGGATGTTTGGTTTGATTCTGGGTCAAGTCATCAAGCCGTATTAAATGCTCGTCCAGAATTAAGTCGTCCGGCTGATTTGTACATGGAAGGCTCTGACCAATATCGTGGTTGGTTCAACTCATCTTTAACAACAGCTGTAGCGATCACTGGCGAAGCACCTTACCGTAACGTGCTAAGTCATGGTTTTGCACTGGACGGGGAAGGCCGTAAAATGAGTAAATCACTTGGAAATACTTTACTTCCAGGCAAAGTAATTAAACAACTTGGTGCGGATATTGTTCGCCTTTGGGTTGCTTCTGTAGATTATCAAGCTGATGTTCGTGTTAGTGATGAAATCTTAAAACAAGTATCCGAAGTGTACCGTAAAATCCGTAACACAATGCGTTTCTTACTAGGAAATATCAATGATTTCCATCCAACTACGAACGCCGTTTCTTATGAAAACTTACGTGAAGTAGATAAATACATGCTGATTAAATTAAACGATTTAGTGAAAAATGTGAAGGATAGCTATGAAGCGTTTGAATTCTCTACTATTTACCACCAAATCAATAATTTCTGTACAGTAGAATTAAGCCAATTTTATATGGACTTTGCCAAAGATGTTGTTTACATTGAAGCAGCGGATAGTCATGATCGTCGCGCTATGCAAACGGTCTTTTATGAAGCAGTTGTTACTTTGACAAAACTACTTGCTCCAATTTTACCGCATACGACGGAAGAAGTTTGGAATAGCTTGATTGGTGAAGGCGCGGAAAGTATTCATTTACAAGATTTACCAGATGTAAAAGTATTAGCTGATAGTGAAGAAATTACTGCGAAATGGGACGCATTCATGCAAATCCGTGATAACGTCCAAAAAGCGCTAGAATTCGCTCGTAATGAAAAACTTATCGGTAAATCAATGCTTGCAAAAGTAACTCTATATGTAGACGGTGAAGCGAAAACATTGTTTGATTCATTAGAAGGCGATTTTGCACAACTATTCATCGTTTCTGATTTTGAACTAGTGGAAGGTTTAGAAAATGCACCAGAATCCGCATTTAAATCGAATCAAGTAGCTGTTCAAATTACTGTAGCAGAAGGTGAAACTTGTGAACGTTGCCGTGTAGTGAAAAAAGATGTAGGCGTAAATCCAAAACATCCAACACTTTGTGGCCGTTGTGCTGATATTGTTGTAAAACACTACGAAGCTTAA
- a CDS encoding transcription repressor NadR, with protein MKKILGDTRRQMILKWLKEAEAPISGNQLAQKTNVSRQVIVQDISLLKAGNEPIMATPQGYIYAKETSYTGERRVIAVKHTKEQAAEELNILVDHGVSIIDVIVDHPIYGEITASLHLKSRFDVEKFVRKLQTTGATMLSGLTDGTHLHTIEADTKEQLEQAIKALDKAGFLI; from the coding sequence ATGAAAAAAATATTAGGTGATACGCGTAGGCAAATGATTTTAAAATGGCTAAAAGAAGCCGAGGCGCCAATTTCTGGAAATCAATTAGCACAGAAAACAAATGTTAGCCGCCAAGTGATTGTTCAAGATATTTCTTTGTTAAAAGCTGGCAATGAACCAATTATGGCTACTCCACAAGGTTATATTTATGCGAAAGAAACGAGTTATACAGGTGAAAGACGCGTTATCGCTGTAAAACATACGAAAGAACAAGCTGCCGAGGAACTAAATATTTTGGTGGATCACGGTGTTTCCATTATTGATGTGATTGTGGATCATCCAATATACGGCGAAATTACTGCTTCACTGCATTTAAAAAGCCGTTTTGATGTAGAAAAATTTGTGCGGAAATTGCAAACAACAGGAGCAACGATGCTTTCTGGTTTAACGGACGGAACCCATTTACATACGATTGAAGCAGATACGAAAGAACAATTAGAGCAAGCGATTAAGGCGCTAGATAAAGCTGGATTTTTAATCTAA
- the nadB gene encoding L-aspartate oxidase, with protein sequence MTKERVIIIGSGIAGCTAALRLMQDYDVTIITKSHKEESNSMLAQGGVAAAISKSDTPKKHFSDTFQAGCFHNKVRAVNQLVTCGPIVIQKLINEGMTFDEKDGELSLGLEGAHQLPRILHSGGDQTGKFLTTFLQEKLTKVNWQEQKMAIEIIKHDGRAIGVHCLDKENELHTYYGEHIILASGGLGQLFPVTTNAATISGDGLALAYRADATLSDMEFIQFHPTLLFLNGRCHGLISEAVRGEGATLIRADGSAIMETVHPLADLAPRDVVAATLFEEIERGNPVFLDITKVAHFEKRFPAITASLDEHQVPFRETKRIPVHPGAHFLMGGVRTDLNGKTNIPHLYAIGEVANTGVHGANRLASNSLLETLVFGEKVAEYIHTQKTNRIIAPENPPTYQTTMPHLPEKHILQEKIWETLGITRKPEKITEFLHWLETFDYANHTRETAETSHMIITSKLIAESALKRTESLGAHRILKGVTK encoded by the coding sequence ATGACAAAAGAACGAGTTATTATCATTGGGAGCGGTATCGCAGGTTGCACTGCTGCCCTCAGATTAATGCAGGACTATGATGTGACAATAATCACAAAATCTCATAAAGAAGAAAGTAACTCGATGCTCGCTCAAGGTGGTGTCGCCGCGGCTATATCAAAAAGCGATACACCAAAAAAACATTTTAGCGATACCTTTCAAGCTGGCTGTTTTCATAATAAAGTTCGCGCTGTAAACCAACTTGTGACTTGTGGCCCGATTGTGATCCAAAAATTAATAAATGAAGGAATGACTTTTGACGAAAAAGATGGCGAACTTTCACTTGGATTAGAAGGCGCGCACCAACTGCCTCGTATTTTGCATTCAGGAGGAGATCAAACCGGCAAATTCCTTACTACATTTTTGCAAGAAAAATTGACAAAGGTTAACTGGCAAGAGCAAAAAATGGCTATAGAGATTATTAAACATGACGGTAGAGCAATTGGGGTTCACTGTTTAGATAAAGAAAACGAGCTACATACTTATTACGGCGAACATATTATTTTAGCAAGTGGCGGACTTGGACAACTTTTTCCTGTAACCACTAATGCTGCAACTATTTCTGGAGACGGCTTGGCTCTTGCTTACCGAGCTGATGCGACACTATCCGACATGGAATTTATTCAGTTTCATCCAACCTTACTTTTTCTAAACGGGCGTTGTCATGGCTTAATTTCTGAGGCAGTCCGCGGCGAAGGAGCTACACTTATTCGCGCGGATGGTTCTGCTATTATGGAAACCGTGCATCCACTGGCAGATCTTGCTCCACGTGATGTCGTTGCAGCCACACTTTTTGAAGAAATTGAGCGTGGTAACCCAGTGTTTCTTGATATTACTAAGGTGGCTCATTTTGAGAAGCGATTTCCTGCAATTACAGCCAGCTTAGACGAGCACCAAGTACCATTTCGCGAAACAAAACGAATTCCAGTTCATCCAGGTGCGCATTTTTTAATGGGTGGTGTTCGAACGGATTTGAACGGCAAAACGAATATCCCTCATCTTTATGCCATTGGTGAAGTGGCAAATACAGGTGTACACGGCGCCAATCGTCTCGCCAGCAACTCCCTTCTTGAAACACTTGTTTTTGGTGAAAAAGTAGCGGAATATATCCACACGCAAAAAACCAACCGAATAATAGCTCCAGAGAATCCCCCCACTTATCAAACAACAATGCCCCATTTACCTGAAAAACATATACTCCAAGAAAAAATTTGGGAAACATTAGGAATCACACGAAAACCTGAGAAAATCACTGAATTTCTCCATTGGTTAGAAACATTTGATTACGCTAACCACACGAGAGAAACAGCTGAAACAAGTCATATGATTATTACCTCAAAATTAATTGCCGAAAGCGCCTTAAAACGAACTGAAAGCCTTGGCGCACATAGAATTTTAAAAGGAGTAACGAAATGA
- the nadC gene encoding carboxylating nicotinate-nucleotide diphosphorylase codes for MNSILMNQAIQAFLLEDIGQHDLSSDSIFSSETMGEGVFIAKETGILCGIAIPPKVYEILGGNVHFEAVKKDGDTIKKGDIIATVSAPVRTLLSGERVILNLMQRISGIATQTHIAVKQLDDSTIRICDTRKTAPGLRAFDKYAVQSGGGFNHRNGLYDGVMLKDNHIAFSGGITEAVSTVREKLGHMVKIEVETETASQVKEAVQAGADIIMFDNRTPEEIKQLVKLVPDHITTEISGNITLDNINHYKGSGANYISLGSLTHSVRALDISFNSKGGIKA; via the coding sequence ATGAACTCAATACTTATGAATCAAGCAATTCAAGCATTTTTATTAGAAGATATTGGTCAGCATGATTTAAGCTCAGATAGTATTTTCTCCAGTGAAACAATGGGAGAAGGCGTTTTTATTGCGAAGGAAACAGGTATTCTTTGTGGCATCGCTATCCCGCCCAAAGTATATGAAATCCTTGGTGGAAACGTGCATTTTGAAGCCGTAAAAAAAGATGGTGACACAATTAAAAAAGGAGACATTATCGCGACTGTCTCGGCCCCTGTTCGCACTTTACTTTCCGGTGAGCGTGTTATTTTAAATTTAATGCAACGAATAAGCGGTATTGCTACCCAAACCCATATTGCCGTAAAACAGTTAGACGATTCGACTATTCGAATTTGTGATACAAGAAAAACAGCCCCCGGTCTCCGTGCCTTCGATAAATACGCCGTACAGAGCGGTGGCGGCTTTAACCACCGAAATGGTCTGTACGATGGAGTCATGCTAAAAGATAACCATATCGCCTTCTCTGGTGGTATAACCGAAGCTGTTTCTACCGTTCGTGAAAAACTTGGACATATGGTAAAAATCGAAGTCGAAACAGAAACTGCCTCGCAAGTAAAAGAAGCCGTTCAAGCTGGTGCAGACATCATTATGTTTGATAACCGCACACCAGAAGAAATCAAACAACTTGTTAAACTAGTGCCAGACCATATTACTACGGAGATTTCCGGCAATATCACTTTAGATAATATTAATCATTATAAAGGCTCTGGTGCGAATTATATTTCTTTAGGATCACTAACGCATTCGGTTCGCGCTCTTGATATTAGTTTTAATAGTAAAGGAGGTATAAAAGCATGA
- the dapF gene encoding diaminopimelate epimerase, producing the protein MATIHFTKVHGSQNDFFLVDEEENQIMDWSDAKRADFAIKLCDREHSLGGADGILYVTKSNEAGPIGQMRVVNSDGSIASMCGNGLRTVARYLLEKHALTEAKVETMKAILDVKKATSLGFDIPTYQVEISPVKFNAESLPMNVGVEKLFNQVVPELDSELAFSAVSVPNPHLITFVDQTVLDSDKQETLASYLNSENPYFPDGVNVSFVKRLSDDAIYVRTFERGVGFTNACGTAMSACSLIKKMLDKDTFETPLNVYNDGGRVQVTAKKDEAGEISLQLIGNATFVSTGSVSYERGTVTELTNEATPEQAQYQELVKEVKQFLKTTE; encoded by the coding sequence ATGGCAACAATTCACTTTACAAAAGTACATGGTTCGCAAAACGATTTTTTCTTAGTTGATGAAGAAGAAAATCAAATCATGGATTGGTCGGATGCGAAACGTGCTGATTTTGCAATAAAGCTTTGTGATAGAGAGCATTCGCTTGGTGGGGCAGATGGTATTTTATATGTCACAAAAAGTAATGAAGCTGGACCAATTGGCCAAATGCGCGTCGTTAATTCGGATGGATCAATTGCGTCGATGTGCGGGAACGGCCTAAGAACGGTAGCTCGTTATTTACTTGAAAAGCACGCATTAACAGAAGCAAAAGTCGAAACAATGAAAGCGATACTGGATGTCAAAAAAGCAACTTCACTTGGTTTTGACATACCAACGTACCAAGTTGAAATTTCTCCAGTTAAATTTAATGCAGAAAGTTTACCAATGAATGTCGGTGTGGAAAAATTATTTAATCAAGTCGTTCCTGAACTAGATTCGGAATTAGCTTTTTCTGCTGTGTCGGTTCCAAATCCACACTTGATTACGTTTGTGGACCAAACTGTGTTAGATTCGGATAAACAAGAAACTTTAGCGAGTTATTTAAACAGCGAAAATCCTTATTTTCCAGATGGTGTCAATGTTAGTTTTGTGAAACGATTAAGCGATGATGCGATTTATGTGCGGACATTTGAACGCGGTGTAGGTTTTACGAATGCATGCGGGACAGCGATGTCAGCTTGTAGTTTAATTAAAAAAATGTTAGATAAAGATACTTTTGAAACACCACTTAATGTTTATAATGATGGCGGGCGAGTACAGGTGACTGCCAAAAAAGACGAAGCTGGTGAAATTTCGCTACAATTAATTGGTAATGCAACATTTGTTAGCACGGGGTCAGTTAGCTACGAAAGAGGCACTGTAACTGAACTTACAAATGAAGCGACACCAGAACAAGCGCAGTATCAAGAGCTTGTAAAAGAAGTAAAGCAATTTTTAAAAACAACCGAATGA
- a CDS encoding RNA-binding protein, producing MDGIYQHFRAEEYAFIDKILGITMQVENEYTPQLTDFLDPRQRYITETVIGGYEHIGVQFFGGVPHAERRRALIYPDYYTPTEADFEVALFHIRYPVKFTTLTHQKILGTLMSLGMKRDIFGDILNNGSEWQLLVESTMKDYLTLQLEKIGKVNVMLEETDLANAVYAPVVWEEMGLTVSSMRLDVIISNAHHISRQKAKQLVTAGLVKVNWKTVENPDFECEEEDVLSARGYGRVKVLSTGGRTKKDKIRIEIGYLK from the coding sequence ATGGATGGAATATATCAGCATTTTCGCGCGGAAGAATACGCATTTATTGATAAGATATTAGGAATTACGATGCAAGTTGAAAATGAATATACACCGCAACTAACGGATTTTTTGGACCCGAGGCAACGTTATATTACCGAGACAGTAATTGGTGGTTATGAGCATATTGGCGTCCAGTTTTTTGGTGGGGTTCCGCATGCAGAACGTCGGCGCGCACTGATTTATCCTGATTATTATACCCCAACAGAAGCGGATTTTGAGGTGGCTTTGTTCCATATTCGCTACCCGGTGAAATTCACGACACTCACGCATCAAAAAATTCTCGGTACATTAATGTCGCTTGGAATGAAACGCGATATTTTTGGTGATATTTTAAATAATGGTAGTGAATGGCAGTTATTAGTAGAAAGTACGATGAAGGATTATTTAACATTACAGCTTGAAAAAATCGGTAAAGTGAATGTGATGTTAGAAGAAACTGACTTGGCGAATGCTGTCTATGCGCCAGTCGTTTGGGAAGAAATGGGCTTAACTGTTTCTAGTATGCGACTCGATGTAATTATTAGTAATGCGCACCATATCTCTAGGCAAAAAGCGAAACAATTAGTTACCGCGGGACTTGTAAAAGTAAACTGGAAAACAGTGGAAAATCCGGATTTTGAATGTGAGGAAGAAGACGTATTATCAGCTCGTGGATACGGAAGAGTGAAAGTATTATCGACTGGTGGCAGGACGAAAAAAGATAAAATTCGAATTGAAATTGGTTATTTAAAATAA